Part of the Pseudomonas oryzicola genome is shown below.
CGGTCGCAGATGATCGCAACCATCGTGGCATTTTCCACCTCGCGGGACAGGCGCAGCATGGCCGCGACCGCACCACCGGAAGACACGCCACAGAAAATGCCCTCTTCACGGGCAAGGCGACGGGTGGTGTCTTCGGCTTCCTGCTGCGACATGTCGAGCACACGGTCAACGCGGGTGGCGTCGAAGATTTTCGGCAGGTACTCCTCGGGCCAGCGGCGGATGCCCGGGATGGCCGAACCTTCCATCGGTTGCAGACCGATGATCTGCACCGCCGGGTTCTGTTCCTTGAGGTACTGCGAGCAGCCCATGATGGTACCGGTGGTACCCATGGAGCTGATGAAATGGGTGATGGTGCCCTGGGTCTGCTGCCAGATCTCCGGGCCGGTGCTGGTGTAATGGGCGATCGGGTTGTCGCCGTTGGCGAACTGGTCCAGCACCAGGCCACGGCCTTCGGCCTGCAGCTTCTCGGCCAGGTCACGGGCGCCTTCCATGCCTTCTTCCTTGGTCACCAGGATCAGCTCGGCGCCGTAGGCGGTCATGGCGGCCTTGCGTTCGGCGGTGGAGTTGTCGGGCATGATCAGGATCATCTTGTAGCCCTTGATCGCCGCCGCCATCGCCAGGGCTATGCCGGTGTTGCCGGAGGTGGCTTCGATCAAGGTGTCGCCTGGCTTGATCTGGCCGCGCAGTTCGGCGCGGGTGATCATCGACAGTGCCGGGCGGTCCTTCACCGAGCCGGCAGGATTGTTACCTTCGAGCTTGAGCAGGAGGGTATTGCTGGTTTGGCCAGCGATGCGCTGCAGGCGAACCAGAGGCGTATTGCCGACGCAATCGGCGATGGTTGGGTACTGCAAGGTCATGGCGTATTTCACAATCCGGACGGCAGGGGCGACTATCATACCGGCAAACCCTTTCCGGCCATATCACGCAATCTGTGGTGGTTATAGCTACAAGCTATAAAGGCGTGACCTGTGCCGGCAACCTCATCAACAAGCGCAGCCCGCACTTGCCATTCTGCGCCCATAACGTCCCGCCCTGGCGCTGGATGGCACTGCGGGCGATGCTCAGCCCCAGGCCGAAGCCACCGTCCCCGGGCCGCGACCCGTCCAGCCGGGAAAACGGCGCAAAGATCCGTTCCAGGTCCTGTTCGGCCACTCCGCCGCCTTGATCCTCCAGCCACAGCTTCCAATAGTTGCCTTCACGCTGCCCTCCCAAGCGCACCACACCCTCGCCCGGCGAATGACGAATGGCGTTGCGCAACAGGTTCTCCAGCGCCTGGGCCAGGTGGTTGAGGTTGCCCTGCACCCAGCAGTCGGCCGGCACGTCACAACGCAGCCGCGCCAGCGACCAGCCGCTCTCGTAGCTGGCGTTTTCGGCCAGCAACTCCCACAAGGCTTGAACCTCGATCGGCTCCAGGTTCATCGGCGCCCGCTCGGCGTCCTGCCAGGCCAGTTGCAGGGTATCTTCGACCAATTGCTGCATGCAGCCCAGTTCCCGTGACAGGCGTTCCCGCAGGCGCGGCAGGTCGGTTTCACTCTCGCAGGCCACACGCAGCCGGCTGAGCGGCGTACGCATTTCGTGGGACAGGTCGCGCAGCAATTGCTGTTGCATGGCCACCGTACCCTGCAAGCGCTCGGCCATCTGGTCGAAGGCGCGGGCCAGTTCGCCCAGCTCGTCGTGCCGGGCAGTGGTGCGCGAGTCCAGGCGCGCCGACAGCTGGTCGGCGCGCCAGGCATTGGCCTGCTCGCGCAGCTGGTTCAATGGCACGATCAGCATGCGGTAAAGCCCTACGCACAACAGCAGGGTAAACAGGCCGGGGATGATGCCGTTGGTAACGATGCGCCATAACAACCGGTACTGGCCAGGGTTGAAACGCTGCGGCAGTTCGATCACCAGCATGCCTTGCTCCGGCGCCCCCGGAAATGGTATGCGCAGCCATGGCTGGCCCACAGTACGCTGACTCATCGGCCAGTCGACCCCGCGCAGGCGGGTCAAGTGCTGCATGACCTGCGGGTCGAGGCTGGCGCTGTCAAGCGGTCGCAGGTTGAGGTCGAACACACCCACCCAACCGCGTTCGCGCTGGCGCATCGCCGCCACCCAGCGGTCCAGCCCTGCCCGCCCGCCGCTGCGCCAGGCCTGCTCGGCTTCGCTGGCATAGCCCTGCAACACCTGGCGCGCCGGCGCCGAAAGAAAGGCGTCCTGGGTTTCCATGTGCCGGCCCCAGGTGTAGCTGAGACCGATCATCAGCAGGCAGAAGCCCACCAGCAGAATCGCCAGCTTCCAGAACAACGAGTGGCGGTCGAGCATGGCTCATTGCGCCTCGCTGGCGCTGAGCACGTAGCCCTTGCCCCACACGGTACGCACCTGCTGTGCGTGATAGCCGACAGCCTTGAGCTTGCGACGGATCTGGCTGACGTGCATGTCCAGGCTGCGGTCATGCCGGGAATACCCCCGCTGCAACACCTGCTGGTACAGGAACGGCTTGCTCAGTACCTCTTCGGGGTTGCGGTTGAGGATATCCAGCAAGCGGTATTCGCTGGGGGTGAGGCCGGCCAGGCGGCCATCCAGGCGTACGTCGCACAGCCCGTCGTCATAATGCAGCCCGCCCGTGGCGGGCTGCGCCTGCGGGGCTCGGTGGCGACGCTCGAGGGCCACCCGGCGCAGGATCGCCTCGATGCGCACCCGCAATTCGGCCATGCTGAACGGCTTGGGCAGGTAATCGTCGGCACCGCGCTGGAAACCGTTGATGCGGTCGGCCTCGGCACCCAGTGCCGACATCAGGATCACCGGCGTGGCGCTGCGTTTGCGCAACTGCGCCAGGGCATCCAGGCCGTTGAGCCCGGGCAGCAGGATGTCCATCAGCACCACATCGAAGGCGCGACACCCTGCCGTTTCCAGGCCCTCCAGGCCATTGCGGCACCAGGTTACCTGGTAACCGCCGCGCTGCAACTCTTCGTGCAGATAGGCACCCAGGACCGGGTCATCCTCGATGGCGAGGATATTGGAGTTGTGAACGGCTTCAGGATTCATTGGCAACTGTCATGCATTCTCAATTGTGCAATTATTGGGCATCCTGCGCCTGCCGGGCAACCGCCCCGCGACCAATGCGCCACAACCGGTGCAAAACACGTACTAAACAGGTGCAATAGCACGGCGGGCGGAGTAACTTCCCGCCTTGGCCGTCCTCGCTTGACGGCGTCCAGGCACATGACAGGAGGCGAGTGTGCTCGATCGCTTGGGAATTCGCAGCCGGGTCCTGCTGCTGGCCTTGTTGCCAGCCGGCCTGATGGCCCTGGTGCTGGGCAGTTACTTCACCTGGCTGCAGCAAAATGACCTGCGCACCCAGTTGCTGCAACGCGGCAAGATGATTGCCGAACAGCTGGCACCGCTAGCCGCGCCAGCCATGGCCAGGCTGGCCCCGGCGCAACTGGAGCGCATTGCCGCGCAAACCCTGGAGCAGGCCGATGTGCGCGCCGTCACCTTCCTGGCCCCGGACCGCACCCGCCTGGCCCACGCCGGCCCGAGCATGCTCAACCAGCCGCCGAGCGGCGGCACCGGCATGCAGTTGCTGCAGCGCAGCGGCAATGACGCCACGCGCTACCTGATGCCAGTGTTTGGCCACCACCGCGACCTGGCCACCGATGCCGTGCCGGCCGAAGCCGAACGCCTGCTGGGCTGGGTCGAGATCGAACTGTCCCACGACGGCACGCTGCTGCGTGGCTACCGCAACCTGTTCACCAGCCTGTTGCTGATCCTCGCCTGCCTGGTGCTCAGCGGCTTGCTGGCCCTGCGCATGAGCCGCACCATCAACGACCCCATCGAGCGTATCAAGCACGTAGTCAACCAGCTCAAGGACGGCCATCTGGAAGAGCGCCTGCCGGCCCTGGGCAGCCATGAGCTGGACGAACTGGCACGCGGTATCAACCGCATGGCCGAGACCCTGCACAACGCCCACGAAGAACTGCAGCACAGCATCGACCAGGCGACCGAGGACGTGCGGCAGAACCTCGAAACCATCGAGATCCAGAACATCGAGCTGGACATGGCGCGCAAGGAAGCCCTGGAGGCCAGCCGCATCAAGTCGGAATTCCTGGCCAACATGAGCCATGAAATCCGCACCCCGCTCAACGGCATCCTCGGTTTTACCCACCTGCTGCAGAAAAGCGAGCTGACACCGCGCCAGCTGGACTACCTGAGCACCATCGAGAAGTCCGCCGACAACCTGCTGGGGATCATCAACGAGATCCTCGACTTCTCCAAGATCGAGGCCGGCAAGCTGGTGCTCGACAGCATTCCGTTCAACCTGCGCGACCTGATCCAGGACACCCTGACCATCCTCGCCCCGGCCGCCCATGCCAAGCAGCTGGAGCTGCTCAGCCTGATCTACCGCGACACGCCATCGTCGCTGATCGGCGACCCGCTGCGGCTCAAGCAGATCCTCACCAACCTGGTCAGCAACGCCATCAAGTTCACCCGCGAAGGCACCATCGTCGTGCGCGCCATGCTCGATGACGAGCATGAAGACAGCGCGCAGTTGCGCATCAGTGTGCAGGACACCGGTATCGGCCTGTCGCCCCAGGATGTGCGCACGCTGTTCCAGGCGTTCAGCCAGGCCGACAACTCGCTGGCGCGCCAGCCCGGCGGCACCGGCCTGGGCCTGGTGATTTCCAAGCGCCTGATCGAGCAGATGGGCGGCGAAATCGGCGTTGACAGTACCCCAGGCGAGGGATCGCAGTTCTGGATCAGCCTCAACCTGCCCAAGGCCCACGACGATCTCCAGGAGCAGCCATTGCAACCGCTGCTGGGCCGCCGCGCGGCCATTGTCGATGGCCACGAACTGGCCCGCCAGGCGCTGGAACATCAACTGGAAGACTGCGGCCTCAGCGTCAGCCTGTTCAGCTCCTACGACCAGTTGCTGCAGGGCGTGCAGGCCGCCAGCCAGGCCGGCCAGCCGTTCGAGTTCGCCGTGCTCGGGGCCAACCTGGGCAACCTGTCGCCCGCACAACTGGGCCATTACCACCAGCAGCTGGAACGTTACCATTGCCAGTGCGTGGTGCTGTGCCCGACTACCGAGCAGGCGCTGTACCATCCCTACCTGCCCAATGGGCATGGCCAGCTGCTGTCCAAGCCGACCTGCACACGCAAGCTCCGGCGCCTGTTGCTGGAGCTGGTACAACCGCGCCGCCCGCATGGCGAGGCAAACAGCGTCAACGGTCAGCGCCAGCCGAAGATCCTCTGTGTCGACGACAATCCGGCCAACCTGCTTCTGGTGCAGACCCTGCTCGAAGACCTGGGGGCCGAGGTGCTGGCCGTCGACAACGGCTACGCCGCGGTGCAGGCGGTGCAGAGCGAACCCTTCGACCTGGTGCTGATGGACGTGCAGATGCCCGGCATGGACGGTCGCGCCTGCACTGAGCAGATCCGCCTGTGGGAAAACACCCAAAGCGGCAACCCGCTACCGATCATCGCCCTCACCGCCCACGCCATGGCCAACGAGAAACGCGCGTTGCTGCACGGCGGGATGGACGACTACCTGACCAAACCGATCAGCGAACGGCAGCTCGCCCAAGTGGTGATGAAATGGACCGGGCTGAGCCTGGGCGCACCACGGCAGGAGCGCCTGGCCGAACAACTGGCCGACGGCGACGAACTGCAGGTGCTCGACCCCGAGGAAGGCCTGCGCCTGGCGGCCGGCAAGGCGGACCTGGCGGCAGACATGCTGAGCATGCTGCTGGCCTCGCTGGACACCGACCGCGAAGCCATACGTGCCGCCCGCGAGGCCGACGACCGCACCACGCTGATCGAACAGGTGCACCGCCTGAACGGCGCCTCGCGCTATTGCGGGGTACCGCAGCTGCGGGCCGCCTGCCAGCGCAGCGAAACCCTGCTCAAGCAGGAGCACCCGCAGGCGCAGCAGGCACTGGATGAGCTGGATGCGGCAATCAACCGTCTGGCCGCCCAAGCCAGATTGAGCGCCTGACCTTGCCGGCCCTGTCGTCGGCAAGCCAGCTGCCATAGACACTACGCTGGGCTTCAGGCCACAGTGGTCGTGGTGAGAGCCGGCTTGCGGCGATAGGGCCCACCCAGGTCAACATCCCTTTCAGCCCGCTGGCTACAATCCCCAGATCACTGCAAAGGAAGCCCACCATGCGCGCCCTGTTGTTCAGCAGCCAGCATTACGACCAGGAAAGCTTCACCCGGGCCGCCCACGGCACCACCCTCGACCTGCATTTCCAGCCCGCCCGCCTGACCCTCGACACTGCCGCCCTGGCCGATGGCTACGAGGTGGTCTGCGCCTTCATCAACGACGAACTCGACGCCCCGGTGCTGCAGCGCCTGGCCGCCGGCGGCACGCGCCTGATCGCCTTGCGCTCGGCCGGCTACAACCATGTCGACCTGGCCAGCGCCCAGCGCCTGGGCCTGAGCGTGGTGCGGGTGCCTGCCTATTCGCCGCATGCCGTGGCGGAACACGCCGTCGCGCTGATCCTGGCCCTCAACCGCCGCCTGCATCGGGCCTACAACCGTACCCGCGAAGGTGATTTCACCTTGCATGGGCTGACCGGCTTCGACCTGCACGGCAAGACCGTCGGCGTGGTCGGTACCGGCCAGATCGGCGCCGCGTTCGCCCGCATCATGGCCGGTTTCGGCTGCCAGCTGCTGGCCTACGATCCCCACTCCAGCCCGGAGCTGCTGGCCCTGGGCGCGCGCTACCTGCCGTTGCCCGAACTGCTGCGCGAAGCCCGTATCATCAGCCTGCACTGCCCGCTGAACGAGCACACTCGCCACCTCATCAATGCGCAAAGCCTGGCCCAGCTGCAACCCGGGGCCATGCTGATCAACACCGGCCGCGGCGCGCTGGTCGATACCCCGGCGCTGATCGACGCGCTGAAAAGCGGCCAGCTCGGCTACCTGGGCCTGGACGTTTATGAGGAAGAGGCCCAGCTGTTCTTCGAGGACCGTTCCGACCAGCCGCTGCAGGACGACGTACTGGCCCGCCTGCTGACCTTCCCCAATGTGATCGTCACTGCCCACCAGGCCTTCCTCACCCGTGAGGCACTGGATGCCATCGCTGCGACCACGCTGGACAACATCAACCGCTGGGCGGCAGGCAAACCACAGAATCTGGTGATGGGTTAGTGCTAGGATACGCGGCATTTCTGGAGGACCCATGGTCGAGCACGATTTTCGCTACACCCTTTTCAACCCGCAACACACCTTGATCGAGTGCCGCGCGCTGGTGCCGGGCCGTTACCAGGTCACCGGCAACGGCGGCTCGATGCACAAAGGCGATACCCTGCTGGTAACCCTCAAGGGCAGCAAGGATCTGTCCATGCGCCTGACCGTGGAGAGCGTGCGCCACCTGATCAACCCACGCGGCCAGTGGGTTGCCGTCGCCAGTGGCCCAGTATTCAACGAGCTGGAAATCCTTGCCTGGCAGGTGGCATGCGACAGCTGCACCGCCGTGCTGGATTTCGAATTTGCCGTGGACGCCAAGCTGGGCAAGAAAGCCCGCCAGCCCGCCGCCAGCGCGCGCATCGCCGAGCTGGGCTGGGCCAGCCGTGGCGAAAAACACCTGTGCCCGCGTTGTCAGGAGAGCGCCGAGTGAAGAATCTGCTGACCGGCGCGCTGATTGCCACCGGCCTGCTGGGCTGCGCCGCTGAACCTGCCAAGCTGCAGCAGGAGCGCAGCTATGTACTGGAGTGGATTGGCGAACGACCGCTGATCGATTACAGCCACCTGACCCTGACCCTGGCCAACGATGGCCGTGCCTATGGCAACGCAGGTTGCAACCATTGGTTTGCGCCATACACGCTGGAAGGCGAGCACCTGAGCTTCGGCAAGGTCGGCAAGACCCGCAAGCTGTGCGCGCCGGCATTGATGGAGCAGGAAAAACGCTTCTTGCAGGCGCTGGAAACCGTGCAACGCTGGGACGTGTCGCCGATCGAGCAGATGCGCTTCTGGCCAGCCGAGGGCAAGCCGCTACGCTTCTGGCCTGAAGAAGGCTGAGGACGGTCGGGCCGCTTTGCGGCCCAATTGCATCAGGCGCCTTTCAGGGCCTTGATCCTGGCCTGCAGCCCTTCAAGAGTCTGCTCGCCCATCAACTGCTCGCGCACCTTGCCCTTGTCATCGATGATGTAGGTGACCGGCAGCGCCTCGCTGCGCGGCAGGTCATAGCGCTCGGCCGGGTCCTGGGCCAGCACGGTGAAATTGATGCCCAGGGTGTCGGCGGCCTGCTTCAGGTCCTGCCCCTGCAAGCCATCGAAGTTCACCCCCACCACCTTGATGCCGTCGCCCGCCCATTGCTTGGCCGCAGCGTTCAGTTGAGGGATTTCGGTACGGCACGGCCCGCACCATTCGGCCCAGTAGTTGAGCACCAGCCAGTGCCCGTCGATCTGTTCGGCCTTAACCGTATTACCGTGTTGGTCCACGCCATAATCGGCACCGCAACCACCGAGCAACAGGCTCGCGGTGATGGCCAGTACTGCTGCCAGACGCCTTGCCATGGGTCAATCCTTCTCGAGTTTTCAAGCAAATGTGTCAGTCGCTGCGGTTAGAATAGCCGCCACACCCTGCTGGATGCGACCCGACATGACCGACCTGACGCTCTATCATAACCCGCGCTGCTCGAAATCCCGCGGCGCGCTGGAACTGCTCGAAGCCCGCGGCCTGGCGCCGACCATCGTGCGCTACCTCGAGACCCCGCCTGACGCCGCCACCCTCGCGGCCCTGCTCGGCAAGCTGGGCATCGGCCCGCGCCAGTTGCTGCGTACCGGCGAAGACGAATACAAGGACCTGAACCTGGCCGACCCGGCGCTGAGCGATGCGCAACTGATCGAGGCCATGGCCCGCCACCCCAAGCTGATCGAGCGGCCGATCCTGGTCGCCGGTGACAAGGCCGTGGTTGGCCGTCCGCCGGAGAAAGTGCTGGAGATCCTGCCGTGACCGCGTCCTATGTCCTGGTGCTGTATTACAGCCGCCACGGCTCGACCAGCGAGATGGCCAGGCACATCGCCCGCGGCATCGAGCTGGCCGGCCTGGAGGCGCGCCTGCGCACGGTGCCGGCGATTTCCACCGAATGCGAAGCGGTAGCCCCGGACATTCCGCCCAGTGGCGCGCTGTACGCCACCCTGGACGACCTGCGCCACTGCGCCGGGCTGGTACTCGGTAGCCCAACCCGCTTCGGCAACATGGCGGCGCCGCTCAAGTACTTCCTGGATGGCACCAGCAGCCTGTGGCTGGGCGGTGAGCTGGTCGGCAAGCCGGCTGGCGTGTTCACCTCCACCGCCAGCCTGCATGGCGGCCAGGAAACCACCCTGCTGTCGATGATGCTGCCGCTGATGCACCACGGCATGCTGGTCATGGGTCTGCCGTACAGCGAATCGGCATTGCTCGAGACCCGCGGCGGTGGCACGCCGTATGGCGCCAGCCACCATGCCGGGGCCGATGGCAAGCGCGAACTGGACGCCCACGAGATCGCCCTGTGCCGCGCCCTTGGCCAACGCCTGGCGACCACCGCCAAGGCCCTGGAGGCTGCACGTGGCTAGAAAGCCCAAGGTATTGCCAGCGCTGGAATGGCTGGCCCCGCGCCTGCGCCTGACGCGGGCACTGAGCCTGGCGTTTTTCTTCGGCCTGATCGTCCTGCTGCTGGTGAACAACCTGGGGTTCGCCAACCTGCATGGGGCCCGGGTCGAGGTCATTCTGGCGATCGAACTGGTGCCGCTACTGTTGTTGCTGCCAGGCATGCTGGCAGGCAGCGCCAGGGCGCATGCCTGGACCTGCTTCGTGGTGAATATCTACTTCATCAAGGGCGTGCTGGCGGCGTTCGACCCGGCGCGGGCGGTATTTGGCTGGCTCGAGGTGCTGGTGAGCCTGGGGCTGTTCATCGCCGCGTTGCTGTATGTGCGCTGGAAGTTCCAGCACGAGCGGCGCCTGGCCGGCGAAGGCAATTGATCATGGGGCCGCTTTGCGGCCCCGGAAACCTCAATGGTTGACGGTATGCGCCAGCATCACCGACAACTGGCACAGCGGCCGCCCACTCTCGGCATGCCACTGGTTGAACGCCTGCTGCACCAGGGCCAGGTCACGCTGGCTGGTCGGCGGCTTGTCGATCACCTTCTGCGCAATCAATGCCGCCGCCATGTCATCGGTAGGGATGAAGGTATCCTTGCCGACCATGCGCAGGAAGCGCGGTGCCGACAACCCGCCCAGCTGGTTGCCGTGCTTGGCCAGGTACTTCCACAACCCGACGATATCGGTCACCGGCCAGGCGGCGATGAACGCGCCAAAGCTGCCGTGCGCCTTCGCGATATCCAGCACCATCTGTGCATTGCGCGGCACGCTCTTGAGCTTGCCCAGGTGGCGAATGATGCGCTCGTCATGCATCAGCCGCTCCAGGTGTTCGGCACCCATCAGTACCACCTTCTCCGGGTCGAAGCCGAAGAACACCTGCTCGAATGCCGGCCACTTGGCATCCACCAGGCTGTGCTTGAGCCCGGCGCGGAACACGCGCAGGGCCAGGGTCGACAGGTAGCGGTCGTCGCTGATGTCGCGCAGTTGCGCCGGCGTGCGCGGCTGCGGCAGGAAGGCCTCCAGGGCCTGGGCCGAGCCGAAGCGGTTCAGGCAGTACTCATGCAGCCATTGGTAATCGCGCATGGGCTCAGATATTCAGCACGTCAAGGAAACGCGGCGTGGCGTTTTCGTCGATTTTCAGGCTGGTGAAGTCGAACAGGTTGCGGTCGGCCAGTTGTGACGGGGCCACGTTCTGCAGGGCACGGAAGATGCTCTCGGTACGGCCCGGGTGCTTGCGCTCCCACTCCACCAGCATGTCCTTGACCACCTGGCGTTGCAGGTTTTCCTGCGAGCCGCACAGGTTGCACGGGATGATCGGGAATTCCTTCATGTCCGAATAGGCCTGGATATCCTTCTCGCTGCAGTAGGCCAGCGGGCGGATCACCACGTTGCGGCCATCGTCGGCACGCAGCTTCGGCGGCATGCCCTTGAGCGCGCCGTTGAAGAACATGTTGAGGAAGAAGGTTTCGACGATGTCGTCGCGGTGGTGCCCCAGCGCCATCTTGGTCGCGCCGATTTCGTCGGCGAAGGTGTACAGGGTGCCACGGCGCAGGCGCGAGCACAGCGAGCAGGTGGTCTTGCCTTCGGGTACCAGCTCCTTGACCACCGAGTAGGTGTCCTTCTCGACGATGTGGTACTCGACACCCAGCTCCTTGAGGTAGGCCGGCAGCACATGCTCGGGGAAGCCCGGCTGCTTCTGGTCCATGTTCACCGCGACGATCTCGAACTTGATCGGTGCCACCTTCTGCAGGTGCAACAGAACGTCGAGCATGGTGTAGCTGTCCTTGCCGCCGGACAGGCAGACCATGACCTTGTCGCCATCCTCGATCATGTTGTAGTCGGTGATGGCTTCGCCGGCGAGACGACGCAGGCGTTTTTGCAGTTTGTTCTGGTTGACCGAGAGGGTGCCCATAGCGCTTGGATCCGCGAGGTGTGACAAAAGCCGGCTATTTTACGCACAAACGCGACCGGGCTGTAGGCATTCCCGATAAAGACTTCAAGGTAATCAGCAGCCGGCCCTACAGCGCGATTTGCTCTAAAAAGCACGGTTTATGTGGGTAACGGCTTCCTATACTGCGAAATAGGGCCACATTACCGCTTGCTTCGGTGTTCGGGCCTGGGGCCGCTACGCTCCATCTGGGGGGCGTCTGGCAACATTGAGAGGAGTGATCGGCATGATTCATCACGTTGTGGGGCTGTTTACCCATCCCGACCAGGAATGGCGGGAGATTCGTGGCGAAGAAGAAACCATCAGCCACATGTACCTGACGCATACCCTGATCCTGGCTGCGATCCCCGCCATTTCGGCGTTCATCGGTACCACCCAGGTCGGCTGGGTGATCGGTGATCGACCGGCGGTGATGCTGACCATGGAGAGCGCCATCTGGATGAGCATCATGTCGTACCTGGCAATGCTCGCCGGGGTGGCGGTAATGGGTGCATTCATCCACTGGATGGCCCGCACCTACGATGCCAACCCGTCCATGGCACAGTGCATCGCCTTTGCCACCTACACTGCCACGCCGTTGTTCATCGGCGGCCTGGCGGCGCTGTATCCGCACCTGTGGCTGGGTATGCTGATAGGGACCGCAGCCATCTGCTACACGGTATATCTGTTGTATGTGGGTTTGCCCACGTTCATGAACATACCGTCCGATGAGGGCTTCCTGTTCTCCAGTTCGGTGCTGGCGGTGGGCCTTGTGGTGCTGGTGGCAATCATGGCTGCCACGGTGATTATCTGGGGCCTGGGCGTGGGGCCCGTGTACACCAACTAGAACTGGACCAACACTGGGGCATCACCAGGGGGCCGCCGCAAGGCGGCCTCTGGCTGTGCGCTGACCGGTGGCTCGGCAGGCAGCCCGGGGTTGCGGCATAATGCTCGGCCAGGAGAACCATCCCGCCATGCCCGAGCTGCTCAGACAACGCGTCGAAACCTGTTACCAG
Proteins encoded:
- the wrbA gene encoding NAD(P)H:quinone oxidoreductase, with translation MTASYVLVLYYSRHGSTSEMARHIARGIELAGLEARLRTVPAISTECEAVAPDIPPSGALYATLDDLRHCAGLVLGSPTRFGNMAAPLKYFLDGTSSLWLGGELVGKPAGVFTSTASLHGGQETTLLSMMLPLMHHGMLVMGLPYSESALLETRGGGTPYGASHHAGADGKRELDAHEIALCRALGQRLATTAKALEAARG
- a CDS encoding DUF2069 domain-containing protein; amino-acid sequence: MARKPKVLPALEWLAPRLRLTRALSLAFFFGLIVLLLVNNLGFANLHGARVEVILAIELVPLLLLLPGMLAGSARAHAWTCFVVNIYFIKGVLAAFDPARAVFGWLEVLVSLGLFIAALLYVRWKFQHERRLAGEGN
- a CDS encoding DNA-3-methyladenine glycosylase I, which codes for MRDYQWLHEYCLNRFGSAQALEAFLPQPRTPAQLRDISDDRYLSTLALRVFRAGLKHSLVDAKWPAFEQVFFGFDPEKVVLMGAEHLERLMHDERIIRHLGKLKSVPRNAQMVLDIAKAHGSFGAFIAAWPVTDIVGLWKYLAKHGNQLGGLSAPRFLRMVGKDTFIPTDDMAAALIAQKVIDKPPTSQRDLALVQQAFNQWHAESGRPLCQLSVMLAHTVNH
- the ttcA gene encoding tRNA 2-thiocytidine(32) synthetase TtcA; translation: MGTLSVNQNKLQKRLRRLAGEAITDYNMIEDGDKVMVCLSGGKDSYTMLDVLLHLQKVAPIKFEIVAVNMDQKQPGFPEHVLPAYLKELGVEYHIVEKDTYSVVKELVPEGKTTCSLCSRLRRGTLYTFADEIGATKMALGHHRDDIVETFFLNMFFNGALKGMPPKLRADDGRNVVIRPLAYCSEKDIQAYSDMKEFPIIPCNLCGSQENLQRQVVKDMLVEWERKHPGRTESIFRALQNVAPSQLADRNLFDFTSLKIDENATPRFLDVLNI
- a CDS encoding Yip1 family protein produces the protein MIHHVVGLFTHPDQEWREIRGEEETISHMYLTHTLILAAIPAISAFIGTTQVGWVIGDRPAVMLTMESAIWMSIMSYLAMLAGVAVMGAFIHWMARTYDANPSMAQCIAFATYTATPLFIGGLAALYPHLWLGMLIGTAAICYTVYLLYVGLPTFMNIPSDEGFLFSSSVLAVGLVVLVAIMAATVIIWGLGVGPVYTN